A window of Argopecten irradians isolate NY chromosome 1, Ai_NY, whole genome shotgun sequence contains these coding sequences:
- the LOC138325942 gene encoding LOW QUALITY PROTEIN: general transcription factor IIE subunit 1-like (The sequence of the model RefSeq protein was modified relative to this genomic sequence to represent the inferred CDS: deleted 1 base in 1 codon), with amino-acid sequence MNEPDILTEVPETLKRLARLIARGFYSMEHAIVIDLLVRNPCMKEDDIAELLKFDRKHLRALLNTLKNEKIVKMRMKVETDAEGKSTRHNYYFIGYQVFVNVVKYKLDHVRRKIEMEERDNTSRASFKCPSCCKSYTDLEADQLFDFMSQTFRCTFCECEVEEDESAMPKKDARTLLAKFNEQIQSVFDLLRECDDIKLAPELMEPEPTDIKHLKSSHSTNKPSSSNKDGESRTWSGDATRGTGFGYTDMESNVTITMDTEEEAQKRDKQKIKDRPEWMVKSTVQTTPAPEVIDMPDRMDVAGPSGVELPKHPNTNEIETLLIIHEKKRSGPPLPGASGIPGAESSSSSDSEDERPNKP; translated from the exons ATGAATGAGCCGGACATCTTAACGGAGGTCCCAGAGACATTGAAGCGCCTGGCACGATTGATAGCCAGAGGTTTCTACAGTATGGAACATGCCATTGTGATAGACTTATTGGTGCGCAACCCATGTATGAAGGAAGATGATATAGCAGAGCTACTGAAATTTGACCGTAAACATTTACGAGCATTGCTTAATACCTTGAAAAAcgaa aaaattgtcaaaatgagAATGAAAGTTGAGACAGATGCTGAAGGTAAAAGCACAAgacataattattatttcattggTTATCAGGTATTTGTAAATGTAGTGAAATACAAACTTGATCATGTTCGACGGAAAATTGAAATGGAAGAAAGGGACAATACAAGTAGGGCATCATTCAAATGTCCTTCATGTTGCAAATCCTACACAGATTTAGAAGCTGATCAACTGTTTGACTTCATGAGCCAGACATTTAGGTGTACATTCTGTGAGTGTGAGGTGGAGGAAGATGAAAGTGCCATGCCAAAGAAAGATGCTCGGACTTTGTTGGCAAAGTTTAATGAACAGATCCAATCAGTATTTGACTTGTTGAGGGAGTGtgatgatatcaagctagcACCAGAATTAATGGAGCCGGAACCAACAGATATCAAGCATCTTAAAAG CAGTCACAGCACAAACAAACCATCATCTAGTAATAAGGATGGTGAGTCACGGACTTGGTCTGGGGATGCAACTCGCGGCACAGGGTTTGGTTATACCGACATGGAGAGCAATGTAACCATTACCATGGATACGGAGGAAGAGGCTCAGAAACGAGACAAACAGAAAATCAAGGATCGGCCAGAATGGATGGTCAAGAGTACAGTCCAAACCACACCTGCTCCTGAGGTTATAGACATG CCAGATAGGATGGATGTTGCCGGGCCATCTGGAGTGGAACTTCCTAAACACCCTAATACCAATGAGATTGAGACATTGTTGATCATACACGAGAAGAAGAGGAGTGGTCCCCCCTTACCTGGGGCGTCAGGTATTCCGGGAGCTGAGAGCAGTTCAAGTAGTGACTCTGAGGATGAGAGaccaaacaaacca
- the LOC138327972 gene encoding uncharacterized protein yields MRSHESLYFLFLNWPSKIMTPQNGKDPDLQPVVSQPRSAAGPITNITVHIRCLRDDAEDAAFAGRLTVNAFRSKYVHATSEGSIPDVIRTVSMDQRGQDPVYYQRNLVAEVEGKPVGLIYLIFRGDPSPRENSEAFDTFGCCDVCGLKCLDYGLRTVESIAEQECYLDMVAVEEDYRGKGIGKALLDRADHEARVHGCRTISLLVGINNWARSLYERQGYTVTSRSWKCGWLWCTLGICCFLKMEKRLD; encoded by the exons ATGAGATCACATG aatcactttattttttgtttctaaaCTGGCCGTCCAAAATTATGACACCACAAAACGGAAAGGATCCTGATTTGCAGCCAGTTGTATCTCAGCCTCGGTCAGCTGCCGGTCCtataacaaatataacagtTCACATACGCTGCCTCAGGGATGATGCAGAGGATGCTGCATTTGCTGGACGGTTGACTGTAAATGCCTTCCGGAGTAAATATGTCCATGCAACAAGTGAAGGAAG CATACCTGATGTCATTCGAACAGTTTCTATGGATCAGCGTGGACAAGATCCTGTCTATTACCAAAGGAACTTGGTGGCCGAGGTTGAAGGCAAGCCTGTTGGTCTCATCTACCTCATTTTCCGTGGGGACCCATCACCAAG gGAAAACTCAGAAGCCTTTGATACTTTTGGATGTTGTGATGTTTGTGG CCTTAAATGTTTGGACTATGGATTACGGACTGTGGAAAGTATTGCGGAGCAGGAATGTTACTTAGATATGGTTGCAGTGGAAGAAGACTACCGAGGAAAGGGTATTGGAAAGGCATTACTGGACCGGGCTGACCATGAAGCTCGCGTTCATGGCTGTCGG ACAATATCCCTCCTGGTTGGTATCAACAACTGGGCGAGGTCTCTATATGAGCGGCAGGGATATACTGTCACCAGTCGATCGTGGAAGTGTGGTTGGCTTTGGTGTACACTAGGTATCTGT TGTTTCCTGAAAATGGAAAAAAGACTGGACTAA